In Streptomyces alboniger, the following are encoded in one genomic region:
- a CDS encoding MFS transporter, which translates to MTTEADLNVKAEADIDIKGAGVPPLAPQAAPPDEAAAAKPSYGALLVVLAGLFITNLDFFIVNVAIPSLQTNMHATAAEIQLIAVTFTIGLSALLITGGRLGDIYGRRRVYSIGVLLFTLASLACGIAQNMGELIIARGIQGAAAALVIPQVLGILTTTYSGKHRAVAFNAYGIALGAAAVFGQLIGGLLIKADVFGMDWRTIFLINVPIGAIVLALTPKLVPESKSEGRTGLDLVGVLLVTAGLTAVVLPLVIGREEGWPAWTWLCMAAAVPLLAAFWFCQRRLAASAKSPLVSPSLFRDRAFGVGSVTILVYFSVMASFFLVLALYLQQGHGASALESGLLFVPLGLGFFVASAMAPKFAAKLGRQALALGALVVAAGDIAFAQTASQLGTTGSVGWCIPAMVVCGFGMGLVVAPLTSLVLEGVATEHAAAASGVFSTGQEMGNALGIAIIGVVFFDQVGEHPSAQGYTDGFGFSLYVQAGICVLVAALVQFLPRKAEKG; encoded by the coding sequence ATGACTACCGAGGCGGACCTCAACGTCAAGGCCGAGGCGGACATCGACATCAAGGGCGCGGGCGTCCCGCCCCTCGCGCCTCAGGCCGCGCCGCCGGACGAGGCCGCGGCGGCCAAGCCCTCCTACGGGGCGCTGCTCGTCGTCCTGGCCGGCCTCTTCATCACCAACCTCGACTTCTTCATCGTCAACGTGGCGATCCCCTCGCTCCAGACGAACATGCACGCCACCGCGGCGGAGATCCAGCTCATCGCCGTCACCTTCACCATCGGCCTGTCCGCGCTGCTGATCACCGGCGGCCGGCTCGGCGACATCTACGGCAGGCGTCGGGTCTACTCGATCGGCGTGCTGCTCTTCACGCTCGCCTCGCTGGCCTGCGGCATCGCCCAGAACATGGGCGAGCTGATCATCGCCCGCGGCATCCAGGGCGCGGCAGCGGCGCTGGTCATCCCGCAGGTGCTCGGCATCCTGACGACCACCTACTCGGGCAAGCACCGCGCCGTCGCGTTCAACGCGTACGGCATCGCGCTCGGCGCGGCCGCGGTCTTCGGGCAGCTGATCGGCGGGCTGCTGATCAAGGCCGACGTGTTCGGCATGGACTGGCGGACCATCTTCCTCATCAACGTGCCGATCGGCGCGATCGTGCTCGCGCTCACCCCGAAGCTGGTGCCGGAGTCGAAGTCCGAGGGCCGTACCGGGCTCGACCTGGTCGGTGTCCTGCTCGTCACCGCCGGGCTCACCGCGGTCGTGCTGCCGCTGGTCATCGGCCGCGAGGAGGGCTGGCCCGCCTGGACCTGGCTGTGCATGGCGGCGGCGGTGCCGCTGCTCGCCGCCTTCTGGTTCTGCCAGCGGCGGCTCGCGGCGAGCGCCAAGTCGCCGCTGGTGAGCCCGTCCCTCTTCCGTGACAGGGCGTTCGGCGTCGGATCCGTCACCATCCTCGTCTACTTCTCGGTGATGGCCTCCTTCTTCCTGGTCCTCGCGCTCTACCTCCAGCAGGGGCACGGCGCTTCGGCCCTGGAGTCGGGGCTGCTCTTCGTGCCGCTGGGCCTCGGCTTCTTCGTCGCCTCGGCCATGGCGCCCAAGTTCGCCGCCAAGCTGGGGCGGCAGGCGCTCGCACTGGGCGCCCTGGTGGTGGCCGCGGGCGACATCGCCTTCGCCCAGACCGCCTCCCAGCTCGGTACCACGGGCTCGGTCGGCTGGTGCATCCCCGCGATGGTGGTCTGCGGCTTCGGCATGGGCCTGGTGGTCGCCCCACTCACCTCGCTGGTCCTCGAGGGGGTGGCGACCGAGCACGCGGCGGCGGCCTCCGGGGTGTTCTCCACCGGCCAGGAGATGGGGAACGCGCTGGGCATCGCGATCATCGGCGTGGTCTTCTTCGACCAGGTCGGGGAGCACCCGTCGGCGCAGGGCTACACCGACGGGTTCGGGTTCAGCCTGTACGTCCAGGCCGGCATCTGCGTCCTGGTCGCGGCCCTGGTGCAGTTCCTGCCGCGCAAGGCCGAGAAGGGCTGA
- a CDS encoding nuclear transport factor 2 family protein — protein sequence MSDLSNTVTRYLAIWNEADADKRAAAIAELFTADAPYIDPLAAVEGHEGVAAVIAGARDQFQGLSFELIGTVDTHHNVARFQWGLVTEPGAEPIAIGFDVAVTADDGRIKGVYGFLDKVPAA from the coding sequence ATGAGCGACCTCAGCAACACCGTCACCCGCTACCTCGCCATCTGGAACGAGGCCGACGCCGACAAGCGCGCCGCGGCGATCGCCGAACTCTTCACCGCCGACGCCCCCTACATCGACCCGCTCGCCGCGGTCGAGGGCCACGAGGGCGTCGCCGCGGTCATCGCGGGCGCCCGCGACCAGTTCCAGGGCCTCAGCTTCGAACTGATCGGCACGGTGGACACCCACCACAACGTCGCCCGCTTCCAGTGGGGCCTGGTCACCGAGCCCGGCGCCGAGCCGATCGCCATCGGTTTCGACGTCGCGGTCACCGCCGACGACGGCCGCATCAAGGGCGTCTACGGCTTCCTGGACAAGGTCCCCGCGGCCTGA
- a CDS encoding MmgE/PrpD family protein, translated as MSAVLAERVARTLCEQWERPRPAPARAATDTPLRELSRWAAQLRPQDIPCRVLKLAASQVLSQIASIRAGLAHPLGRKLVAAFGHPMQRDPRAAAGVFAALGSWLNLDDTAYAGHLSNSTVAVPLAFAYARKLDGLSLLTAVVAANECAARITASATLGPLRGQSAVHTHLAGAVAGRLHCDRAPAEQWENSFGLAFAMPNWPLMRAFLASDARLFNTFTPVRTAMDACDAAAAGLRGAPDIIEHQDGFLARFATVPLPDAVAKGLGRRWHTDTLSFKMHPGGPGIDAAVDCATEIHRELGPIRPRDVAEIVVEASLYTLFAGERAAQYVYGPGSPLGALVLDVPYPVATTLLTGEFSVDDFSSPLLDDPDRWELARRVRLEHDTAMTRELFLSDAPFGEAVREAGPRAEPWLRGFGGDDLVDLVGNLGAAGHDFAHSTKATGARVTVRLTDGRTVTRGRLIPVGAAGPDTRSRHSEMVREKFLAVGGSQQVADTVGALHRMRPRGVRRWIEAAFLD; from the coding sequence ATGTCGGCAGTCCTCGCCGAACGCGTGGCCCGGACGCTGTGCGAGCAGTGGGAGCGCCCCCGGCCCGCGCCCGCCCGCGCGGCCACCGACACACCGTTGCGCGAACTGTCCCGGTGGGCCGCCCAGTTGCGCCCCCAGGACATCCCGTGCCGGGTGCTGAAGCTCGCCGCGAGCCAGGTCCTCTCGCAGATCGCCTCCATCAGGGCGGGCCTCGCCCACCCGCTGGGCCGCAAGCTCGTCGCCGCCTTCGGCCACCCCATGCAGCGCGACCCGCGAGCCGCGGCGGGCGTGTTCGCCGCCCTCGGCTCCTGGCTCAACCTCGACGACACCGCGTACGCCGGACATCTGTCGAACTCGACCGTCGCGGTGCCCCTCGCCTTCGCGTACGCCCGCAAGCTCGACGGGCTCTCCCTGCTGACGGCCGTCGTCGCGGCCAACGAGTGCGCGGCCCGCATCACCGCCTCCGCGACCCTCGGGCCGCTGCGCGGGCAGAGCGCCGTCCACACCCACCTCGCGGGCGCGGTGGCGGGGCGGCTGCACTGCGACCGCGCCCCCGCCGAGCAGTGGGAGAACTCCTTCGGCCTGGCCTTCGCGATGCCCAACTGGCCGCTGATGCGCGCCTTCCTGGCGAGTGACGCCCGGCTGTTCAACACCTTCACGCCCGTCCGCACCGCCATGGACGCCTGTGACGCGGCGGCGGCCGGGCTGCGCGGCGCCCCCGACATCATCGAGCACCAGGACGGCTTCCTGGCCCGCTTCGCGACCGTGCCGCTGCCCGACGCGGTGGCCAAGGGGCTCGGCCGCCGCTGGCACACCGACACCCTGTCGTTCAAGATGCACCCCGGCGGCCCCGGCATCGACGCCGCAGTGGACTGCGCCACGGAGATCCACCGGGAGCTGGGCCCGATACGCCCGCGGGACGTGGCGGAGATCGTCGTCGAGGCGTCCCTGTACACGCTGTTCGCGGGGGAGCGCGCGGCCCAGTACGTCTACGGCCCCGGATCCCCGCTCGGCGCCCTCGTCCTCGACGTGCCCTACCCGGTGGCCACCACGCTGCTGACCGGGGAGTTCTCGGTCGACGACTTCTCCTCGCCGCTCCTGGACGACCCCGACCGCTGGGAGCTGGCCCGCCGCGTGCGCCTGGAGCACGACACGGCCATGACCCGCGAACTGTTCCTGTCCGACGCGCCGTTCGGGGAGGCGGTGCGCGAGGCGGGCCCACGGGCCGAGCCCTGGCTGCGCGGCTTCGGCGGCGACGACCTGGTGGACCTCGTCGGCAACCTCGGCGCCGCCGGCCACGACTTCGCCCACTCGACGAAGGCCACCGGCGCCCGGGTCACCGTACGGCTGACCGACGGCCGTACCGTGACGCGCGGACGTCTCATCCCGGTCGGCGCGGCAGGACCCGACACGCGCTCGCGCCACTCGGAGATGGTGCGCGAGAAGTTCCTCGCCGTCGGGGGCTCGCAGCAAGTGGCGGACACCGTGGGCGCGTTGCACCGCATGCGGCCGCGCGGGGTGCGGCGGTGGATAGAGGCGGCCTTCCTCGACTGA
- a CDS encoding diacylglycerol/lipid kinase family protein: protein MADSSDAAGPTRALVIANPASGSHSPELVRDVVELCAAHLSRAELHLTTARGDATAFVRRALERPEGAPDLVVTIGGDGTVREVVQGLDGAAGRAALQVVPGGTGNSGYKMLWGDRPWTESLKAVLADSGPGGSARLRRLDLARLAETGNRVYLGACSGVIADALISAKDSPLRGRERYAKAFADSAKAYVPYPGRVVVDERVVHEGPTVLANVGGGRYRGGRFLVLPDSLLDDGLLDVCVIGGGVAATEVPGLTLDAAHMAHPATVYARGRSITVERTDGERLPLEHDGEYQYAIGASATFDVLPGALTAWAPTDPA, encoded by the coding sequence ATGGCCGACAGCAGCGACGCCGCGGGCCCCACCAGGGCCCTGGTCATAGCCAATCCCGCATCCGGCAGCCACAGCCCTGAACTGGTGCGCGACGTAGTGGAGTTGTGCGCAGCCCACCTCTCCCGCGCCGAGCTCCACCTCACCACCGCCCGGGGGGACGCGACCGCCTTCGTGCGCCGCGCCCTGGAACGTCCCGAGGGGGCGCCCGACCTCGTCGTGACCATCGGAGGCGACGGCACCGTCCGCGAGGTGGTCCAGGGTCTCGACGGGGCCGCCGGACGGGCCGCGCTCCAGGTGGTGCCCGGCGGCACCGGCAACTCCGGGTACAAGATGCTCTGGGGCGACCGGCCCTGGACCGAATCCCTCAAGGCGGTCCTCGCCGACTCCGGTCCTGGCGGCAGCGCCCGGCTGCGCCGACTGGACCTGGCGAGGCTCGCCGAGACCGGCAACCGTGTCTACCTGGGCGCCTGTAGCGGTGTGATCGCCGACGCGCTGATCAGCGCGAAGGACAGCCCGCTGCGCGGTCGGGAGCGGTACGCCAAGGCGTTCGCCGACAGCGCGAAGGCCTACGTCCCGTACCCGGGCCGGGTCGTCGTCGACGAGCGGGTGGTGCACGAGGGCCCGACCGTCCTCGCCAACGTCGGGGGCGGCCGCTACCGAGGCGGCCGGTTCCTGGTGCTGCCCGACTCGCTGCTCGACGACGGACTGCTGGACGTCTGCGTCATCGGCGGCGGGGTCGCCGCCACCGAGGTGCCCGGACTGACCCTGGACGCCGCGCACATGGCCCATCCGGCGACCGTGTACGCACGCGGCCGCTCGATCACCGTCGAGCGCACCGACGGCGAGCGGCTGCCCCTGGAGCACGACGGCGAGTACCAGTACGCCATCGGCGCGTCGGCCACCTTCGACGTACTCCCCGGGGCGCTCACCGCCTGGGCGCCGACGGACCCCGCCTGA
- a CDS encoding cytochrome P450 yields MTVTPVMPEVQERLAAWPMPRTCPYSPPDAYAELRRGGPVKVRIRTGEAWLITRYDDVRAVLTDARFSSDDTQPGFPVRIQLPPAPRVMSFTRMDGPEHGRLRRMAMTEFTARRTRALRPSVELLVERLVDELERGPRPADLVAAFSVRLPSLVIARMLGVPEADECDFTELSQAVLSQDATPEEIYAAFVEMTQYLDELIRRKGREPEEDLLSRLATQYVATGELSHDDLVAMARLFLVAGHETTAHQLSLSVLSLLREPGRLERLRRDPDLFAPAVEELLRYWSITQDNQVRVAVEDAEIGGARIAKGDGVILAYPSANHDESVFPGGDRVDLDRDASRHIAFGYGPHLCPGASLARMELEVALRALVGRFPGLRVADVPGAVSFRENTINYGLDSLLVTW; encoded by the coding sequence ATGACGGTCACTCCTGTCATGCCCGAGGTCCAGGAGCGGCTCGCCGCCTGGCCCATGCCGCGCACCTGCCCGTATTCACCGCCGGACGCCTACGCCGAACTCCGCAGGGGCGGACCCGTCAAGGTCCGGATCAGGACAGGTGAGGCGTGGCTCATCACACGCTACGACGATGTCCGCGCGGTCCTGACCGACGCGCGTTTCAGCTCGGACGACACCCAGCCCGGCTTCCCCGTTCGTATACAACTGCCGCCCGCGCCCCGGGTGATGTCGTTCACGCGCATGGACGGCCCGGAGCACGGGCGGCTGCGCCGCATGGCGATGACCGAGTTCACCGCCCGCCGCACCCGCGCGCTGCGGCCCTCGGTGGAGCTGCTGGTGGAGCGCCTCGTCGACGAGCTGGAGCGGGGGCCACGCCCGGCCGACCTGGTGGCCGCCTTCTCCGTCCGGCTGCCGTCCCTGGTGATCGCCCGCATGCTGGGCGTCCCGGAGGCGGACGAGTGCGACTTCACCGAGCTGAGCCAGGCCGTCCTCTCCCAGGACGCCACGCCCGAGGAGATCTACGCGGCCTTCGTCGAGATGACCCAGTACCTGGACGAACTGATCCGCCGCAAGGGCCGCGAGCCCGAGGAGGACCTGCTCAGCCGCCTCGCCACGCAGTACGTGGCCACCGGCGAGCTGTCCCACGACGACCTGGTGGCGATGGCCCGGCTCTTCCTGGTGGCGGGCCACGAGACCACCGCCCACCAGCTCAGCCTCAGCGTGCTCAGCCTGCTGCGCGAGCCGGGCCGACTGGAGCGGCTGCGCCGCGACCCGGACCTGTTCGCCCCGGCCGTCGAGGAACTGCTGCGCTACTGGTCCATCACCCAGGACAACCAGGTCCGCGTCGCCGTCGAGGACGCGGAGATCGGCGGCGCCCGCATCGCGAAGGGCGACGGCGTGATCCTCGCCTACCCGAGCGCCAACCACGACGAGTCGGTCTTCCCCGGCGGCGACCGCGTCGACCTGGACCGGGACGCGAGCCGGCACATCGCCTTCGGCTACGGCCCGCACCTGTGCCCGGGCGCCTCGCTGGCCCGCATGGAGCTGGAGGTCGCCCTGCGCGCCCTGGTGGGCCGCTTCCCCGGCCTGCGCGTCGCGGACGTCCCCGGGGCGGTGTCGTTCCGCGAGAACACGATCAACTACGGGCTCGACTCCCTGCTCGTGACCTGGTAG
- a CDS encoding LLM class flavin-dependent oxidoreductase codes for MQSFAGPLRIGILLPTREQAINGAYAAAPLLDFARQAEALGFDSLWAGDSLTARPRLDPLVVLSAAAAATERITVGTAAFTPALRHPLIGSHLIASLDHVAAGRLVLGLGSGFPMPETEEEFASVGASFAGRVGRLDEIAALWRTAWRSGEEGQPTAFQGKFWQAERLERLPKPASPGGPPLWLAGSDTPKVLARVAEKYDGWLPFLPDAEAYGRARARIAELAEAAGRAPDAVTPALYATVTVNRDEAAAKAELEHYIEHYYGRSLEQMSAIQAYGWGSAESCAEWLGAYVRAGARHLVIRIGSLDPEPQLKEIAEVLLPAVRAIGRHTTVGRTQS; via the coding sequence ATGCAGTCCTTTGCCGGGCCCCTGCGCATCGGCATCCTGTTGCCCACCCGGGAACAGGCCATCAACGGCGCCTACGCCGCCGCACCGCTGCTCGACTTCGCCCGGCAGGCCGAGGCGCTCGGCTTCGACTCGCTGTGGGCGGGCGACTCGCTGACCGCCAGGCCGCGCCTCGACCCCCTCGTCGTGCTCTCCGCGGCCGCCGCCGCCACCGAGCGGATCACCGTCGGCACGGCCGCGTTCACCCCCGCCCTGCGCCACCCGCTGATCGGCTCCCACCTGATCGCGAGCCTGGACCACGTGGCCGCCGGCCGACTGGTCCTCGGGCTCGGCTCCGGCTTCCCGATGCCCGAGACGGAGGAGGAGTTCGCCTCCGTCGGGGCCTCCTTCGCCGGGCGGGTGGGGCGGCTCGACGAGATCGCCGCGCTGTGGCGCACCGCCTGGCGCTCCGGCGAGGAGGGCCAACCCACCGCATTCCAGGGCAAGTTCTGGCAGGCCGAGCGCCTTGAGCGGCTGCCGAAGCCCGCCTCGCCCGGCGGCCCGCCGCTCTGGCTGGCCGGCAGCGACACCCCGAAGGTGCTCGCCAGGGTCGCCGAGAAGTACGACGGCTGGCTGCCGTTCCTGCCGGACGCCGAGGCGTACGGCAGGGCCCGCGCCCGCATCGCCGAACTCGCCGAGGCGGCGGGCCGCGCCCCCGACGCGGTAACCCCCGCGCTGTACGCGACGGTCACCGTCAACCGCGACGAGGCGGCGGCCAAGGCCGAGCTGGAGCACTACATCGAGCACTACTACGGGCGCTCCCTGGAGCAGATGTCGGCCATCCAGGCCTACGGCTGGGGCAGCGCCGAGAGCTGCGCCGAGTGGCTCGGCGCCTATGTGCGCGCCGGTGCCCGCCACCTCGTCATCCGGATCGGGTCGCTCGACCCGGAGCCGCAGCTGAAGGAGATCGCCGAGGTGCTGCTGCCCGCGGTACGCGCCATCGGCCGGCACACAACCGTTGGGAGAACACAGTCGTGA
- a CDS encoding ScbR family autoregulator-binding transcription factor, which translates to MSNERKAPPLPLPTATSSDDTSHLKQERAIHTRRTILNAAASVFADSGFPAVTIKDVADKAELTKGAVYFHFANKEAIAAAVADEFYRRLNEIIAPVLEGDQSSPATVADVMTEVARGFRDDDFIKAGSRLQIERPYIKADMPVPYVGFTDLLTELLENCRKAGTLETADPAALARVLRSALFGAQHISWVQADRQDVVDRVQEIVDVFLPPDRQAG; encoded by the coding sequence ATGAGCAACGAACGCAAGGCACCTCCGCTCCCCCTGCCGACCGCAACCTCGTCCGACGACACCTCGCACCTCAAGCAGGAGCGGGCCATCCACACCCGCAGGACGATCCTCAACGCGGCGGCCTCGGTCTTCGCCGACTCCGGCTTCCCCGCCGTCACCATCAAGGACGTCGCCGACAAGGCGGAGCTGACCAAGGGGGCCGTGTACTTCCACTTCGCCAACAAGGAGGCGATCGCCGCCGCCGTGGCGGACGAGTTCTACCGCAGACTGAACGAGATCATCGCCCCCGTCCTCGAGGGCGACCAGTCCTCGCCCGCGACGGTCGCCGACGTCATGACGGAGGTGGCCCGCGGCTTCCGTGACGACGACTTCATCAAGGCGGGCTCCCGGCTCCAGATCGAGCGGCCCTACATCAAGGCCGACATGCCGGTCCCCTACGTCGGCTTCACCGACCTGCTGACCGAGCTGCTGGAGAACTGCCGGAAGGCGGGGACGCTGGAGACCGCCGACCCGGCCGCGCTGGCGCGCGTGCTGCGGTCCGCGCTCTTCGGCGCGCAGCACATCTCCTGGGTCCAGGCCGACCGCCAGGACGTCGTCGACCGCGTACAGGAGATCGTCGACGTCTTCCTGCCCCCGGACCGGCAGGCCGGCTGA
- a CDS encoding thioesterase II family protein codes for MSAAGEWFHPAEPSEDASVRLFMLPHAGSGAIIYRDWERLLPGDIAPQAVTLPGRHNRRDEMTYEDWDPLLDALHEAVADDLDERPFAFFGHCLGAQLAFRLTIRMEAEGGPSPVLVGMSGWSPVGFFQPTEEQSRMPAPELVEWIKKLGSFPAEIYDNPQMLALVVPALRADLRVAAQYVDDGAGTACPLVSYGGASDPLMESPDAMEHWAGRSPQYLGHSEYPGGHFYIDSHAEAVTTHFAQRLRRLAGRS; via the coding sequence ATGTCCGCCGCGGGTGAGTGGTTCCACCCGGCCGAGCCGTCCGAGGACGCCTCCGTACGGCTGTTCATGCTGCCGCACGCGGGCAGCGGAGCCATCATCTACCGCGACTGGGAGCGGCTGCTGCCGGGCGACATCGCCCCGCAGGCGGTCACCCTGCCAGGACGCCACAACCGGCGCGACGAGATGACGTACGAGGACTGGGACCCGCTGCTCGACGCGCTCCACGAGGCGGTCGCCGACGACCTGGACGAGCGGCCCTTCGCGTTCTTCGGGCACTGCCTCGGCGCCCAGCTGGCGTTCCGCCTCACCATCCGTATGGAGGCGGAGGGCGGCCCCTCGCCGGTCCTCGTCGGCATGTCCGGGTGGTCGCCCGTCGGCTTCTTCCAGCCGACGGAGGAGCAGAGCCGGATGCCCGCCCCCGAACTCGTCGAGTGGATCAAGAAGTTGGGGTCGTTCCCCGCCGAGATCTACGACAACCCCCAGATGCTCGCCCTCGTCGTCCCCGCGCTCCGCGCCGACCTGCGCGTCGCCGCCCAGTACGTCGACGACGGCGCGGGCACCGCCTGCCCGCTGGTCTCCTACGGCGGCGCGTCCGATCCGCTGATGGAGAGCCCGGACGCCATGGAGCACTGGGCCGGGCGCAGCCCCCAGTACCTGGGCCACAGCGAGTACCCGGGTGGCCACTTCTACATCGACAGCCACGCCGAGGCCGTCACCACGCACTTCGCCCAGCGGCTGCGGCGACTGGCGGGCCGCTCATGA
- a CDS encoding fatty acid--CoA ligase, which produces MEHHTTSNWTLTRTSRTHAGGRAEHAAIICEGRTTTYGKLHRDSNRAAHALRDAGIGPGDRVAYLGRESENYYLTILACAKAGAVLVPVNWRLTQGEVDHILRDSGAVLLFVDDEFWETADRVRPQLPGLRTVVRVDGTDSEGEPARGAGLPAWYADHPTTDLEPGTGPDDAVVQIYTSGTTGLPKGAVLAHRSFFTLPAAMREHGADWLDWLPDDVSLISLPGFGIAGIGWFMHTFNAGGTSVVMPQFIPQEAVRLIREHGVTITFAAPAMLQMMMAERGAGPAAFTSLRKIAYGAAPMSETLLERCLAVFGCQFAQIYASTETGSVAVCLPPEAHRPGTGLLKSVGRPCPGNEVKVIGPDGESLPPGETGQICVRTPSRMLGYWNLPEATERTVVGEWLHMGDAGYLDEDGYVYLRDRMNDTIIVAGQNIYPAEVEKALAAHPAVADAAVVGLPDPHWGEAVHAVVVPRPGATVKPRELLVALRAHLADYKIPSAFHFAEDLPRNPSGKILRRAVRDRLTAEAPPAAERLTLPVQRRDSARTASLPPQRQHA; this is translated from the coding sequence GTGGAACACCACACCACCAGTAACTGGACGCTGACCCGCACCTCCAGGACGCACGCCGGGGGCCGGGCGGAGCACGCCGCGATCATCTGCGAGGGCCGCACCACCACCTACGGGAAGCTGCACAGGGACAGCAACCGCGCGGCCCACGCCCTGCGCGACGCCGGGATCGGCCCCGGCGACCGCGTCGCCTACCTGGGACGCGAGTCGGAGAACTACTACCTCACGATCCTCGCCTGCGCGAAGGCCGGCGCCGTCCTGGTCCCGGTCAACTGGCGCCTCACCCAGGGCGAGGTGGACCACATCCTGCGCGACTCGGGCGCCGTGCTCCTCTTCGTGGACGACGAGTTCTGGGAGACCGCCGACCGGGTCAGGCCGCAGCTGCCCGGCCTGCGCACCGTCGTCCGCGTCGACGGCACCGACAGCGAGGGCGAACCGGCGCGCGGCGCCGGGCTGCCCGCCTGGTACGCCGACCACCCCACCACCGACCTGGAGCCGGGCACGGGACCGGACGACGCGGTCGTCCAGATCTACACCAGCGGGACCACCGGGCTCCCCAAGGGCGCGGTCCTCGCCCACCGCAGCTTCTTCACGCTGCCCGCCGCGATGCGCGAGCACGGCGCCGACTGGCTCGACTGGCTCCCGGACGACGTCAGCCTCATCTCGCTGCCGGGCTTCGGCATCGCGGGCATTGGCTGGTTCATGCACACCTTCAACGCCGGTGGCACGAGCGTGGTGATGCCGCAGTTCATCCCGCAGGAGGCGGTGCGGCTCATCCGCGAGCACGGCGTCACCATCACCTTCGCGGCGCCCGCCATGCTCCAGATGATGATGGCCGAACGCGGCGCGGGCCCGGCCGCGTTCACCTCCCTGCGCAAGATCGCCTACGGGGCGGCGCCGATGTCCGAGACGCTGCTCGAACGCTGCCTCGCGGTCTTCGGCTGCCAGTTCGCGCAGATCTACGCCAGCACCGAGACCGGCAGCGTCGCGGTCTGCCTGCCCCCCGAGGCACACCGCCCCGGCACCGGCCTCCTGAAGTCGGTCGGCAGGCCCTGCCCCGGCAACGAGGTCAAGGTCATCGGCCCGGACGGCGAGAGCCTGCCGCCCGGCGAGACCGGTCAGATATGCGTACGCACCCCCTCGCGCATGCTCGGCTACTGGAACCTCCCCGAGGCCACCGAGCGCACCGTCGTGGGGGAGTGGCTGCACATGGGCGACGCCGGCTACCTCGACGAGGACGGCTATGTGTACCTGCGCGACCGCATGAACGACACGATCATCGTGGCCGGGCAGAACATCTACCCCGCCGAGGTCGAGAAGGCGCTCGCCGCCCACCCGGCCGTCGCCGACGCCGCCGTCGTCGGACTGCCCGACCCGCACTGGGGCGAGGCGGTGCACGCCGTCGTCGTCCCGCGGCCCGGCGCCACCGTCAAGCCCCGCGAACTGCTCGTCGCCCTCCGCGCCCACCTCGCCGACTACAAGATCCCGAGCGCCTTCCACTTCGCCGAGGACCTGCCGCGCAACCCGTCGGGGAAGATCCTGCGCCGCGCCGTGCGGGACCGGCTGACCGCCGAGGCACCCCCGGCGGCCGAGCGCCTGACCCTGCCCGTCCAGCGCCGCGACTCGGCACGGACGGCCTCGCTGCCGCCGCAGCGCCAGCACGCCTGA